A part of Phoenix dactylifera cultivar Barhee BC4 chromosome 2, palm_55x_up_171113_PBpolish2nd_filt_p, whole genome shotgun sequence genomic DNA contains:
- the LOC120110005 gene encoding uncharacterized protein LOC120110005, which yields MASEDTASSVFMAICCYGSEAVIISISKDTILDQIFKEIVERWRHLSSTMIEVKFYIPNKSKMLVTLMSDKDVRNMHEIHVNLNAKVIEMVVTHSPILIEGAAVVIESGSSHCPEISSRGKKFSKGSSSNFGQVVEETRAAIEEEASQKNSLDDWKNSIEGVGQEFMNVETLRDTIRNYCIANCRDFIFVKNDRDRVTVECVYEGCEWRIHASRLGNGEKFVIKKMHCNHTCGGGLQVRSHPKASKRWVSKIVKDQLQDMPLYKPSDIVKDIRRQYGVELPYHQAWRGKEVAMMDLYGNSRLSYERIRWYCDAIRQTNPDSIVEYETIDGRFRRLFICFHASLMGFIKGCRPLIFMDSTFIKHKDGGVLLGATSKDGNDDMFPIAYGVVDTESDENWEWFCRFLKEAIHSCTEYSGQQFTFMTDRHQGIIKFVPKYFPDSYHSYCIRHVKENFKNQVLVHYHAAERKRLIDLLNAAAYTPRLTVFRKLIAKLTSEAPGATTFLLHAKPEHWAPDPRWGIMTSNVAESFNSWVVEARHLPVPQMVAI from the exons ATGGCTTCGGAAGACACTGCTAGCTCTGTTTTTATGGCCATTTGTTGTTATGGTAGCGAAGCTGTGATTATTTCCATCTCAAAAGACACAATTCTTGATCAAATTTTTAAGGAAATAGTTGAAAGGTGGAGACATTTATCTTCTACAATGATAGAAGTTAAGTTTTATATTCCAAATAAGTCTAAAATGCTTGTTACGCTCATGAGCGATAAGGATGTTCGTAACATGCATGAAATACACGTCAACTTAAATGCCAAGGTGATCGAGATGGTTGTTACTCATTCTCCAATCTTGATCGAAGGTGCTGCTGTGGTAATTGAGAG TGGCTCATCGCATTGTCCTGAAATTAGTTCGAGAGGGAAAAAATTTTCGAAGGGTAGCTCAAGTAATTTTGGTCAAGTTGTTGAAGAAACAAGAGCCGCAATTGAAGAGGAAGCAAGTCAAAAAAATTCGTTGGATGATTGGAAAAATAGTATAGAGGGTGTTGGTCAGGAGTTCATGAATGTGGAAACTCTACGTGACACCATTCGCAACTATTGCATTGCAAATTGCAGGGATTTTATCTTCGTGAAGAACGATCGTGATCGAGTTACTGTAGAATGTGTTTATGAAGGTTGCGAATGGCGTATTCATGCTTCTCGCCTTGGGAATGGTGAAAAGtttgtaattaaaaaaatgcaCTGTAACCACACATGTGGAGGAGGATTGCAAGTGCGGTCTCATCCAAAGGCTTCAAAACGTTGGGTTTCCAAAATTGTTAAAGATCAACTTCAAGATATGCCGTTATATAAGCCGAGTGATATTGTAAAGGATATTCGAAGACAATATGGTGTTGAATTGCCGTATCATCAAGCTTGGCGTGGTAAGGAGGTGGCTATGATGGATCTTTATGGTAATAGCCGGCTATCTTATGAACGGATTCGCTGGTATTGCGATGCCATTCGTCAGACCAACCCCGACAGCATTGTAGAGTATGAAACAATTGATGGTCGATTCAGACGTCTATTCATTTGTTTTCATGCTTCACTAATGGGTTTCATAAAAGGATGTCGTCCTCTGATTTTTATGGATAGCACATTTATAAAGCATAAGGATGGAGGTGTATTGCTTGGAGCCACTTCCAAAGATGGAAATGATGATATGTTTCCTATAGCTTATGGTGTTGTAGATACAGAAAGTGATGAAAATTGGGAATGGTTTTGCCGGTTTCTGAAAGAAGCTATTCATAGTTGTACTGAGTATAGTGGTCAACAGTTCACATTTATGACGGATAGACATCAGGGCATTATTAAATTCGTGCCGAAGTACTTTCCTGATTCTTACCACTCATATTGTATACGTCATGTGAAAGAAAACTTCAAGAATCAG GTCCTTGTCCATTATCATGCAGCTGAGAGAAAGAGGCTCATTGATTTACTAAATGCTGCTGCCTATACACCAAGGCTTACTGTATTCCGAAAGCTAATTGCAAAGCTTACATCAGAAGCCCCTGGTGCTACCACCTTTCTCCTACATGCAAAGCCGGAGCATTGGGCTCCAGATCCACGCTGGGGCATCATGACATCGAATGTGGCAGAGTCTTTTAATAGTTGGGTCGTGGAGGCTCGTCATCTCCCTGTGCCTCAGATGGTTGCCATATAA
- the LOC103696801 gene encoding polyubiquitin 3-like isoform X2, producing MYQWAIMDSDQPSKMKIFLKLMKTVALEVNSTDTIDDIKAKISPVEGLAPSQQELFFAGNHLKGTNTLADYNIPENSTINLYIGHGMQIFVKVPTTGNTIVLDVKKCDTIQNVKSKIQDKEGIPLNQQTLVYLGRSLEDNETLIAYDIKEASLLNLVLHPKDELKIYVNITSGKTLILEVRTWYTIRDVKMIVESLEGDPTGEQMLVYAGNQLQDTLTLHDHKICDNSVLQLSSSPMQIFIKSASGKTLTLMVEKSSTVANVMDNMEKKGFKLNHQMLVYAGKVLDKDATLADYHIQGGSTIDVRTRAGSAIDLRTHASFQY from the exons ATGTATCAGTGGGCGATCATGGATTCCGACCAACCATCCAAG ATGAAGATCTTCTTAAAGTTGATGAAAACTGTAGCCCTTGaagtaaacagcacagacacaattgatgacATCAAAGCTAAGATTTCCCCCGTAGAGGGACTTGCACCGAGTCAACAAGAGCTATTTTTTGCAGGTAATCATCTCAAGGGTACTAATACACTAGCCGATTACAACATTCCCGAGAATTCCACCATCAACCTTTATATTGGACATGGAATGCAAATATTTGTTAAGGTTCCAACCACTGGGAATACAATTGTGCTTGATGTGAAGAAATGCGACACCATTCAAAATGTGAAGTCTAAAATCCAGGACAAGGAGGGAATCCCACTAAACCAACAAACACTCGTCTACTTAGGCAGATCACTTGAGGATAACGAGACATTGATTGCTTATGATATCAAAGAAGCTTCGTTGCTTAATTTAGTATTgcatccaaaagatgagctGAAAATATATGTCAACATCACTAGTGGTAAAACCCTAATACTTGAAGTGAGAACCTGGTACACCATTAGGGATGTCAAGATGATAGTTGAGAGCTTGGAGGGGGATCCTACTGGTGAACAGATGCTTGTTTATGCTGGAAACCAGCTACAGGACACTCTAACTTTGCATGACCATAAAATCTGTGATAATTCTGTCTTGCAGTTGTCGTCGTCTCCAATGCAGATATTCATTAAGAGTGCAAGTGGGAAGACCTTAACACTCATGGTGGAAAAGAGCAGCACGGTAGCTAATGTCATGGATAATATGGAAAAGAAGGGGTTCAAACTGAATCACCAGATGCTGGTGTATGCAGGGAAAGTACTTGACaaagatgcaactcttgcagatTATCATATTCAGGGTGGTTCAACCATCGATGTCCGAACACGTGCTGGTTCAGCCATCGATCTACGAACACATGCTTCTTTTCAGTACTGA
- the LOC103696801 gene encoding polyubiquitin 3-like isoform X1, translating into MYQWAIMDSDQPSKMKIFLKLMKTVALEVNSTDTIDDIKAKISPVEGLAPSQQELFFAGNHLKGTNTLADYNIPENSTINLYIGHGMQIFVKVPTTGNTIVLDVKKCDTIQNVKSKIQDKEGIPLNQQTLVYLGRSLEDNETLIAYDIKEASLLNLVLHPKDELKIYVNITSGKTLILEVRTWYTIRDVKMIVESLEGDPTGEQMLVYAGNQLQDTLTLHDHKICDNSVLQLSSSPMQIFIKSASGKTLTLMVEKSSTVANVMDNMEKKGFKLNHQMLVYAGKVLDKDATLADYHIQGGSTIDVRTRAGSAIDLRTHASLRTWSQTLK; encoded by the exons ATGTATCAGTGGGCGATCATGGATTCCGACCAACCATCCAAG ATGAAGATCTTCTTAAAGTTGATGAAAACTGTAGCCCTTGaagtaaacagcacagacacaattgatgacATCAAAGCTAAGATTTCCCCCGTAGAGGGACTTGCACCGAGTCAACAAGAGCTATTTTTTGCAGGTAATCATCTCAAGGGTACTAATACACTAGCCGATTACAACATTCCCGAGAATTCCACCATCAACCTTTATATTGGACATGGAATGCAAATATTTGTTAAGGTTCCAACCACTGGGAATACAATTGTGCTTGATGTGAAGAAATGCGACACCATTCAAAATGTGAAGTCTAAAATCCAGGACAAGGAGGGAATCCCACTAAACCAACAAACACTCGTCTACTTAGGCAGATCACTTGAGGATAACGAGACATTGATTGCTTATGATATCAAAGAAGCTTCGTTGCTTAATTTAGTATTgcatccaaaagatgagctGAAAATATATGTCAACATCACTAGTGGTAAAACCCTAATACTTGAAGTGAGAACCTGGTACACCATTAGGGATGTCAAGATGATAGTTGAGAGCTTGGAGGGGGATCCTACTGGTGAACAGATGCTTGTTTATGCTGGAAACCAGCTACAGGACACTCTAACTTTGCATGACCATAAAATCTGTGATAATTCTGTCTTGCAGTTGTCGTCGTCTCCAATGCAGATATTCATTAAGAGTGCAAGTGGGAAGACCTTAACACTCATGGTGGAAAAGAGCAGCACGGTAGCTAATGTCATGGATAATATGGAAAAGAAGGGGTTCAAACTGAATCACCAGATGCTGGTGTATGCAGGGAAAGTACTTGACaaagatgcaactcttgcagatTATCATATTCAGGGTGGTTCAACCATCGATGTCCGAACACGTGCTGGTTCAGCCATCGATCTACGAACACATGCT TCTCTCCGAACGTGGAGCCAGACACTAAAATAA
- the LOC103696801 gene encoding polyubiquitin 3-like isoform X3 codes for MKIFLKLMKTVALEVNSTDTIDDIKAKISPVEGLAPSQQELFFAGNHLKGTNTLADYNIPENSTINLYIGHGMQIFVKVPTTGNTIVLDVKKCDTIQNVKSKIQDKEGIPLNQQTLVYLGRSLEDNETLIAYDIKEASLLNLVLHPKDELKIYVNITSGKTLILEVRTWYTIRDVKMIVESLEGDPTGEQMLVYAGNQLQDTLTLHDHKICDNSVLQLSSSPMQIFIKSASGKTLTLMVEKSSTVANVMDNMEKKGFKLNHQMLVYAGKVLDKDATLADYHIQGGSTIDVRTRAGSAIDLRTHASLRTWSQTLK; via the exons ATGAAGATCTTCTTAAAGTTGATGAAAACTGTAGCCCTTGaagtaaacagcacagacacaattgatgacATCAAAGCTAAGATTTCCCCCGTAGAGGGACTTGCACCGAGTCAACAAGAGCTATTTTTTGCAGGTAATCATCTCAAGGGTACTAATACACTAGCCGATTACAACATTCCCGAGAATTCCACCATCAACCTTTATATTGGACATGGAATGCAAATATTTGTTAAGGTTCCAACCACTGGGAATACAATTGTGCTTGATGTGAAGAAATGCGACACCATTCAAAATGTGAAGTCTAAAATCCAGGACAAGGAGGGAATCCCACTAAACCAACAAACACTCGTCTACTTAGGCAGATCACTTGAGGATAACGAGACATTGATTGCTTATGATATCAAAGAAGCTTCGTTGCTTAATTTAGTATTgcatccaaaagatgagctGAAAATATATGTCAACATCACTAGTGGTAAAACCCTAATACTTGAAGTGAGAACCTGGTACACCATTAGGGATGTCAAGATGATAGTTGAGAGCTTGGAGGGGGATCCTACTGGTGAACAGATGCTTGTTTATGCTGGAAACCAGCTACAGGACACTCTAACTTTGCATGACCATAAAATCTGTGATAATTCTGTCTTGCAGTTGTCGTCGTCTCCAATGCAGATATTCATTAAGAGTGCAAGTGGGAAGACCTTAACACTCATGGTGGAAAAGAGCAGCACGGTAGCTAATGTCATGGATAATATGGAAAAGAAGGGGTTCAAACTGAATCACCAGATGCTGGTGTATGCAGGGAAAGTACTTGACaaagatgcaactcttgcagatTATCATATTCAGGGTGGTTCAACCATCGATGTCCGAACACGTGCTGGTTCAGCCATCGATCTACGAACACATGCT TCTCTCCGAACGTGGAGCCAGACACTAAAATAA